One window of the Oncorhynchus mykiss isolate Arlee chromosome 5, USDA_OmykA_1.1, whole genome shotgun sequence genome contains the following:
- the tpm2 gene encoding tropomyosin beta chain isoform X4: MEAIKKKMQMLKLDKENAIDRAEQAEGDKKGAEDKCKQLEEELLALQKKLKGVEDELDKYSESLKDAQEKLEQAEKKATDAEAEVASLNRRIQLVEEELDRAQERLATALQKLEEAEKAADESERGMKVIENRASKDEEKMEIQEMQLKEAKHIAEEADRKYEEVARKLVILEGDLERSEERAEVAEARVRELEEELRLMDQNLKSMMCGEDEYSQKEDKYEEEIKVLTDKLKEAETRAEFAERSVAKLEKTIDDLEEKLATAKEENLDMHQTLDQTLLELNNL; encoded by the exons ATGGAAGCCATCAAGAAGAAAATGCAAATGTTGAAACTGGATAAGGAGAATGCTATTGATCGGGCAGAGCAAGCAGAAGGAGACAAAAAGGGGGCAGAGGACAAATGCAAACAG cTGGAAGAAGAGTTGCTGGCCCTGCAGAAGAAGCTGAAGGGAGTGGAGGATGAGTTGGATAAATACTCAGAGTCACTGAAGGATGCCCAGGAGAAGCTGGAGCAGGCTGAGAAGAAGGCCACAGAC GCAGAGGCAGAGGTGGCTTCCCTAAACAGACGTATCCAGCTGGTAGAGGAGGAGTTGGACAGGGCCCAGGAGAGACTGGCCACTGCGCTGCAGAAGCTGGAGGAGGCCGAGAAGGCTGCAGACGAGAGCGAGAG AGGAATGAAGGTGATAGAGAACAGGGCGTCAAAGGACgaggagaagatggagatccAGGAGATGCAGCTAAAGGAGGCCAAGCACATTGCTGAGGAGGCCGACAGGAAGTACGAGGAG GTGGCCCGTAAGCTGGTGATCCTTGAGGGTGACCTTGAGCGCTCTGAGGAGCGTGCTGAGGTGGCTGAGGC TCGAGTCAGGGAGCTGGAGGAAGAGCTTAGACTCATGGACCAGAATTTGAAGTCCATGATGTGCGGAGAGGATGAG TACTCACAAAAGGAGGACAAATATGAAGAGGAAATCAAAGTTCTTACCGACAAGCTTAAAGAG GCTGAGACCCGTGCTGAGTTTGCAGAGAGGTCTGTGGCTAAGCTGGAGAAAACCATTGATGATTTGGAAG
- the tpm2 gene encoding tropomyosin beta chain isoform X2 — translation MEAIKKKMQMLKLDKENAIDRAEQAEGDKKGAEDKCKQLEEELLALQKKLKGVEDELDKYSESLKDAQEKLEQAEKKATDAEAEVASLNRRIQLVEEELDRAQERLATALQKLEEAEKAADESERGMKVIENRASKDEEKMEIQEMQLKEAKHIAEEADRKYEEVARKLVILEGDLERSEERAEVAEAKSGDLEEELKNVTNNLKSLEAQAEKYSQKEDKYEEEIKVLTDKLKEAETRAEFAERSVAKLEKTIDDLEEKLATAKEENLDMHQTLDQTLLELNNL, via the exons ATGGAAGCCATCAAGAAGAAAATGCAAATGTTGAAACTGGATAAGGAGAATGCTATTGATCGGGCAGAGCAAGCAGAAGGAGACAAAAAGGGGGCAGAGGACAAATGCAAACAG cTGGAAGAAGAGTTGCTGGCCCTGCAGAAGAAGCTGAAGGGAGTGGAGGATGAGTTGGATAAATACTCAGAGTCACTGAAGGATGCCCAGGAGAAGCTGGAGCAGGCTGAGAAGAAGGCCACAGAC GCAGAGGCAGAGGTGGCTTCCCTAAACAGACGTATCCAGCTGGTAGAGGAGGAGTTGGACAGGGCCCAGGAGAGACTGGCCACTGCGCTGCAGAAGCTGGAGGAGGCCGAGAAGGCTGCAGACGAGAGCGAGAG AGGAATGAAGGTGATAGAGAACAGGGCGTCAAAGGACgaggagaagatggagatccAGGAGATGCAGCTAAAGGAGGCCAAGCACATTGCTGAGGAGGCCGACAGGAAGTACGAGGAG GTGGCCCGTAAGCTGGTGATCCTTGAGGGTGACCTTGAGCGCTCTGAGGAGCGTGCTGAGGTGGCTGAGGC TAAATCTGGTGATCTTGAGGAAGAGTTGAAAAATGTCACCAACAACTTGAAGTCTCTGGAGGCCCAGGCTGAGAAG TACTCACAAAAGGAGGACAAATATGAAGAGGAAATCAAAGTTCTTACCGACAAGCTTAAAGAG GCTGAGACCCGTGCTGAGTTTGCAGAGAGGTCTGTGGCTAAGCTGGAGAAAACCATTGATGATTTGGAAG
- the tpm2 gene encoding tropomyosin beta chain isoform X1 produces the protein MEAIKKKMQMLKLDKENAIDRAEQAEGDKKGAEDKCKQLEEELLALQKKLKGVEDELDKYSESLKDAQEKLEQAEKKATDAEAEVASLNRRIQLVEEELDRAQERLATALQKLEEAEKAADESERGMKVIENRASKDEEKMEIQEMQLKEAKHIAEEADRKYEEVARKLVILEGDLERSEERAEVAEAKSGDLEEELKNVTNNLKSLEAQAEKYSQKEDKYEEEIKVLTDKLKEAETRAEFAERSVAKLEKTIDDLEDEVYAQKLKGKALSEELDLALNDMTTL, from the exons ATGGAAGCCATCAAGAAGAAAATGCAAATGTTGAAACTGGATAAGGAGAATGCTATTGATCGGGCAGAGCAAGCAGAAGGAGACAAAAAGGGGGCAGAGGACAAATGCAAACAG cTGGAAGAAGAGTTGCTGGCCCTGCAGAAGAAGCTGAAGGGAGTGGAGGATGAGTTGGATAAATACTCAGAGTCACTGAAGGATGCCCAGGAGAAGCTGGAGCAGGCTGAGAAGAAGGCCACAGAC GCAGAGGCAGAGGTGGCTTCCCTAAACAGACGTATCCAGCTGGTAGAGGAGGAGTTGGACAGGGCCCAGGAGAGACTGGCCACTGCGCTGCAGAAGCTGGAGGAGGCCGAGAAGGCTGCAGACGAGAGCGAGAG AGGAATGAAGGTGATAGAGAACAGGGCGTCAAAGGACgaggagaagatggagatccAGGAGATGCAGCTAAAGGAGGCCAAGCACATTGCTGAGGAGGCCGACAGGAAGTACGAGGAG GTGGCCCGTAAGCTGGTGATCCTTGAGGGTGACCTTGAGCGCTCTGAGGAGCGTGCTGAGGTGGCTGAGGC TAAATCTGGTGATCTTGAGGAAGAGTTGAAAAATGTCACCAACAACTTGAAGTCTCTGGAGGCCCAGGCTGAGAAG TACTCACAAAAGGAGGACAAATATGAAGAGGAAATCAAAGTTCTTACCGACAAGCTTAAAGAG GCTGAGACCCGTGCTGAGTTTGCAGAGAGGTCTGTGGCTAAGCTGGAGAAAACCATTGATGATTTGGAAG
- the tpm2 gene encoding tropomyosin beta chain isoform X3 encodes MEAIKKKMQMLKLDKENAIDRAEQAEGDKKGAEDKCKQLEEELLALQKKLKGVEDELDKYSESLKDAQEKLEQAEKKATDAEAEVASLNRRIQLVEEELDRAQERLATALQKLEEAEKAADESERGMKVIENRASKDEEKMEIQEMQLKEAKHIAEEADRKYEEVARKLVILEGDLERSEERAEVAEARVRELEEELRLMDQNLKSMMCGEDEYSQKEDKYEEEIKVLTDKLKEAETRAEFAERSVAKLEKTIDDLEDEVYAQKLKGKALSEELDLALNDMTTL; translated from the exons ATGGAAGCCATCAAGAAGAAAATGCAAATGTTGAAACTGGATAAGGAGAATGCTATTGATCGGGCAGAGCAAGCAGAAGGAGACAAAAAGGGGGCAGAGGACAAATGCAAACAG cTGGAAGAAGAGTTGCTGGCCCTGCAGAAGAAGCTGAAGGGAGTGGAGGATGAGTTGGATAAATACTCAGAGTCACTGAAGGATGCCCAGGAGAAGCTGGAGCAGGCTGAGAAGAAGGCCACAGAC GCAGAGGCAGAGGTGGCTTCCCTAAACAGACGTATCCAGCTGGTAGAGGAGGAGTTGGACAGGGCCCAGGAGAGACTGGCCACTGCGCTGCAGAAGCTGGAGGAGGCCGAGAAGGCTGCAGACGAGAGCGAGAG AGGAATGAAGGTGATAGAGAACAGGGCGTCAAAGGACgaggagaagatggagatccAGGAGATGCAGCTAAAGGAGGCCAAGCACATTGCTGAGGAGGCCGACAGGAAGTACGAGGAG GTGGCCCGTAAGCTGGTGATCCTTGAGGGTGACCTTGAGCGCTCTGAGGAGCGTGCTGAGGTGGCTGAGGC TCGAGTCAGGGAGCTGGAGGAAGAGCTTAGACTCATGGACCAGAATTTGAAGTCCATGATGTGCGGAGAGGATGAG TACTCACAAAAGGAGGACAAATATGAAGAGGAAATCAAAGTTCTTACCGACAAGCTTAAAGAG GCTGAGACCCGTGCTGAGTTTGCAGAGAGGTCTGTGGCTAAGCTGGAGAAAACCATTGATGATTTGGAAG
- the tpm2 gene encoding tropomyosin beta chain isoform X10: MEAIKKKMQMLKLDKENAIDRAEQAEGDKKGAEDKCKQLEEELLALQKKLKGVEDELDKYSESLKDAQEKLEQAEKKATDAEAEVASLNRRIQLVEEELDRAQERLATALQKLEEAEKAADESERGMKVIENRASKDEEKMEIQEMQLKEAKHIAEEADRKYEEVARKLVILEGDLERSEERAEVAEATHKRRTNMKRKSKFLPTSLKRLRPVLSLQRGLWLSWRKPLMIWKTRCTLRS, from the exons ATGGAAGCCATCAAGAAGAAAATGCAAATGTTGAAACTGGATAAGGAGAATGCTATTGATCGGGCAGAGCAAGCAGAAGGAGACAAAAAGGGGGCAGAGGACAAATGCAAACAG cTGGAAGAAGAGTTGCTGGCCCTGCAGAAGAAGCTGAAGGGAGTGGAGGATGAGTTGGATAAATACTCAGAGTCACTGAAGGATGCCCAGGAGAAGCTGGAGCAGGCTGAGAAGAAGGCCACAGAC GCAGAGGCAGAGGTGGCTTCCCTAAACAGACGTATCCAGCTGGTAGAGGAGGAGTTGGACAGGGCCCAGGAGAGACTGGCCACTGCGCTGCAGAAGCTGGAGGAGGCCGAGAAGGCTGCAGACGAGAGCGAGAG AGGAATGAAGGTGATAGAGAACAGGGCGTCAAAGGACgaggagaagatggagatccAGGAGATGCAGCTAAAGGAGGCCAAGCACATTGCTGAGGAGGCCGACAGGAAGTACGAGGAG GTGGCCCGTAAGCTGGTGATCCTTGAGGGTGACCTTGAGCGCTCTGAGGAGCGTGCTGAGGTGGCTGAGGC TACTCACAAAAGGAGGACAAATATGAAGAGGAAATCAAAGTTCTTACCGACAAGCTTAAAGAG GCTGAGACCCGTGCTGAGTTTGCAGAGAGGTCTGTGGCTAAGCTGGAGAAAACCATTGATGATTTGGAAG
- the tpm2 gene encoding tropomyosin beta chain isoform X9, protein MEAIKKKMQMLKLDKENAIDRAEQAEGDKKGAEDKCKQLEEELLALQKKLKGVEDELDKYSESLKDAQEKLEQAEKKATDAEAEVASLNRRIQLVEEELDRAQERLATALQKLEEAEKAADESERGMKVIENRASKDEEKMEIQEMQLKEAKHIAEEADRKYEEVARKLVILEGDLERSEERAEVAEATHKRRTNMKRKSKFLPTSLKRLRPVLSLQRGLWLSWRKPLMIWKRNWLRLKKRT, encoded by the exons ATGGAAGCCATCAAGAAGAAAATGCAAATGTTGAAACTGGATAAGGAGAATGCTATTGATCGGGCAGAGCAAGCAGAAGGAGACAAAAAGGGGGCAGAGGACAAATGCAAACAG cTGGAAGAAGAGTTGCTGGCCCTGCAGAAGAAGCTGAAGGGAGTGGAGGATGAGTTGGATAAATACTCAGAGTCACTGAAGGATGCCCAGGAGAAGCTGGAGCAGGCTGAGAAGAAGGCCACAGAC GCAGAGGCAGAGGTGGCTTCCCTAAACAGACGTATCCAGCTGGTAGAGGAGGAGTTGGACAGGGCCCAGGAGAGACTGGCCACTGCGCTGCAGAAGCTGGAGGAGGCCGAGAAGGCTGCAGACGAGAGCGAGAG AGGAATGAAGGTGATAGAGAACAGGGCGTCAAAGGACgaggagaagatggagatccAGGAGATGCAGCTAAAGGAGGCCAAGCACATTGCTGAGGAGGCCGACAGGAAGTACGAGGAG GTGGCCCGTAAGCTGGTGATCCTTGAGGGTGACCTTGAGCGCTCTGAGGAGCGTGCTGAGGTGGCTGAGGC TACTCACAAAAGGAGGACAAATATGAAGAGGAAATCAAAGTTCTTACCGACAAGCTTAAAGAG GCTGAGACCCGTGCTGAGTTTGCAGAGAGGTCTGTGGCTAAGCTGGAGAAAACCATTGATGATTTGGAAG